In Mycolicibacterium aubagnense, the DNA window GTCAGCACCCGCCGCAGCCCGCGCTCGCCGAGGATGCGGAGCACGACGTGCGCGTCGACCCGGTCGGGTGCGGTGCCGGAGGCGTCGATGACCTCCGCGAGCCCGGTGAACCGGCGGCAGGTGTCGTCGATGCTGTCGCGGCTGGTGAGGATCAGCGGCGGCACCTCGGTGCGGGTGAAGAACTTGGCGTCGTGCGGGATGTCCGCGCTGTGCGTGATCACCGCGATCGGCGGCACCTCGGCCTGGCCCCGGAGCTGACGGGCCTGCCGCTGCGCCGCGGACATCTGGGCGCCGGAGTAGTTCTCGATGCGGACGGTCGCCGCGCCGACCAGGATGACGTCGGCCTGCTGGCGCATGAAGCCGAACAGTGCCCGGTCACCCGGACCGGCCAGGCCGCCGGCGCGACCGTCATCGGTGGCGCCGCCGTCCAGGCTGGAGATCATGTTCGCCCGCACCCAGGGCCGGTCGAGTTCGGCAGGGTAGCTGTAGAACGGCGTCAGCACCGTGTCGTCGCCGGTCTCGGCGCCGGCCGGGAAGGCAGCGCCAACCGCGCTGAGCTCTGTGAGCTGCGTCGCAGCGTCGGGATCGGACACGTGAATCATTGCAACACGCCGCTATGGTGCTGTGATGCCTGGGGCCAGCCAAGTCGCGCACCTGACCGACCGTCACCCGACCGTCACGCCGGAAAGACTGGTAGCCGAGCTGGTTCCGCCGCCTACCTTCGCCGAGGTCAGCTTCGACACCTACCGGCCGGATCCGGGCGAGCCGTCGCAGGCTGCCGCGGTCGTGTCGGCCCGCAAATTCTGCGAGGACGCGACGCGCCAGCGGGCCGGTAAGAAGAAGTTGTTCGGCAAGCGCGAAGCGCTGCCCGGTGTCGGCATGTACCTCGACGGCGGCTTCGGTGTCGGCAAGACCCACCTCTTGGCGTCGACCTACTACACGCTGGCCGGAGCCGGCGCGGGTCCGGCCGCATTCGCCACGTTCGGTGAGCTGACCCAGCTGGCCGGCGTTTTCGGCTTCACCGAGTGCATCGACCTGCTGTCCGATTATGTGGTCGTCTGCATCGACGAGTTCGAGCTCGACGATCCCGGCAACACCACACTGATCTCGCGGCTGCTCTCGGCGCTGGTGGAGCGCGGCGTGTCCATCGCGGCGACGTCGAACACGCTGCCCGAGCAGCTCGGTGAAGGGCGCTTCGCCGCGCAGGACTTCCTGCGGGAAATCAACACGCTGTCAAGCATTTTCACCACCGTCCGGGTCGAGGGCCCTGACTACCGGCAGCGTGCACTGCCGTCGGCTCCGGTGCCGCCGTCGGACGACGAGGTGCGGTCCTGGGCCGTCGGCGTGGAAGGCGCCACGCTCGACGAGTTCGACGCCTTGTGCGCGCACCTGGCGACCATGCACCCGTCGCGCTATCACGCGTTGATCGAAGGCGTGCAACGGGTTTTCATCACCGGCGTGCACATGGTCTACGACCAGGCCGTCGCGCTGCGCCTGGTGTCGCTGATCGACCGCCTCTACGACGCCGGCATTCCCGTGGTGGCGTCGGGGGAGAAGATGAACACCGTTTTCAGCGAGGAGATGCTGGCCGGCGGCTTCCGCAAGAAGTACCTGCGTGCCACGTCGCGCCTGCTCGCGCTGACCCATGAGGGTACGCAGCTCCACGCCTAGCGCTGGAGCGGCCGCACCAGCACGTAGTCGCTCTCGGTCCGCTCACCGAGCCGAAAGGTCTTGGTGCCGCTGACCTCGAATCCGTGCTTGCGGTAAAACCGTTGGGCGCGCCCGTTTTCCTGGTTGACGCCCAGCCACACACATCGGGCGCCGAGGTCCCGGGCGAATCCGACCGACGCATCCATGAGTGTCGCGGCGACCTTGCCGCCGTGGACGTCGGGCAGCACGTAGCACTTGGACAGTTCGACGGCCGGTCGCTCCGGCACCGCGCGTTGCACGTCGGCGTCGTCGATCACGCCGCGAATCAGCATGGTGTAGCCCAGGAGTCGGGTGTCGTCGTGGGCGACGAACACGGCGCGCTCGGGATCACGCAGGTACTCGTCGAAACGATGCGCGGACAGATTGGCGGCGATGAAGGCGGCGATGTTCTCCGGCGTCGACGACGGCGGGCACGCCAGCGGGAAGGTCGCGGCGGCCACGTCAGCGAGTTCGGCGACATCGCCGGCGTGCGCCGCCCGCACCTGAACTGTCATCGGAATCTCCTTGTCCCCGGCCACAAAACTGCCCCTGTCCGCACGGGGCAGGGGCAGTTTATGTCGGATCGACAGCGGCTCAGGGGATCGGTGTGCCCGGCTGCCAGAGATTCCACTGTGCGAGGTGGGTGCCGGTCGCCGGGTTCAGCATGACCACGTTGCTGACCAGACCGCGGTACACGTCCCAGTAGACGACACCGTCGACGGTGGCGCCCGCCGGTGCGTTCAGCAGCTTCAGTTCCAGTGCGTTGGGGTCGTCGGTGTGCTTGGACACGTAGGCATCGGCGAAGGGGGTGACACCGGTGAAGGTGGCGCCGGAGGCCATCCAGTAGGGGTTCGGTGTCGAGATGACGTGGACCGTGACGTCGGACTTCCACGGTCCACCCTGATTGCGCCACCGCGGGGTGCCGTTCCAGGTCCAGCCCGGCGGTTCGTCGGACGGGAGCACGTTGTGCACGGTGACGTCGGCGACCAGGCCCTTGTAGTCCACCCGCAAGGTGTCCCCGACGTTGCCGATGCTCGTCTCGGCAGCCGCCGACGGCGCCAGCGTGGCGGCCAGCAGGGTCAACGCACTGAGCAAACCCGCCAGCCAGCGGTAGGTCCTGTTGCCGTTCACGCCCGTGCTCATCGCGTCCTCTCAGTTATGACTGCATCGCATGATGGCACACCGTCATCACGGCCTCGCCCGAATGGACTAGATCTGGCCACCTCAGCGAGGTCGGTGGACCGGTTTGTCCCTGTCAGCGGACGCTCACGCCTGCCCGGGCTGGCCTCCGGCCGACTGCTGGGCGGCGACGATGTCGCGGAGCATCTTTTCCAGCTCGGTTTCGAGGCGGCCCTTGTCGACCCCGAGGTGGTGCAAGGGTCCGTCGGTGTCCTCGGATTCGAGGAGTGCCAGCAGGATGTGTTCGGTCCCGATGTAGTTGTGCCCCAGCCGAAGTGCCTCGCGGAAGGTCAGCTCCAGCACCTTCTTGGCGGCGCTGTCGAAGGGGATCAGGGCCTTGGGTTCGGCGGTGCCGACGGAGACGGCGGTGGCCGTGCGGATCTGCTCGGCGGTGACGCCCTGGTTGGTCAGCAGGACCATGGCCAGTGAGCCCGGATCGGTGAGCAGTCCGAGCAACAGATGGTCGGGGGTGATCTCGGCGCTGCGCGACGTGTGTGCGGCTTGCTGGGCTTCGACGACGGCGGTCCGGGCACGCGGGGTGAACCGGCTGAATCCGTCCTTCGGATCCATGGTGTCGAACCGGGGTTCCTTGGGGACGAAGCGTTTCTGGGCGGCCTGTTTGGTGACACCCATGCTGCTGCCGATGTCGGTCCAGGACGCG includes these proteins:
- a CDS encoding pyrimidine reductase family protein; the protein is MSDPDAATQLTELSAVGAAFPAGAETGDDTVLTPFYSYPAELDRPWVRANMISSLDGGATDDGRAGGLAGPGDRALFGFMRQQADVILVGAATVRIENYSGAQMSAAQRQARQLRGQAEVPPIAVITHSADIPHDAKFFTRTEVPPLILTSRDSIDDTCRRFTGLAEVIDASGTAPDRVDAHVVLRILGERGLRRVLTEGGPSVLNMLIEEDLIDEMCVTIAPILVGGFARRIASGPGEAHTRLRRSHVLTDTAGYLYTRYVR
- the zapE gene encoding cell division protein ZapE; translated protein: MPGASQVAHLTDRHPTVTPERLVAELVPPPTFAEVSFDTYRPDPGEPSQAAAVVSARKFCEDATRQRAGKKKLFGKREALPGVGMYLDGGFGVGKTHLLASTYYTLAGAGAGPAAFATFGELTQLAGVFGFTECIDLLSDYVVVCIDEFELDDPGNTTLISRLLSALVERGVSIAATSNTLPEQLGEGRFAAQDFLREINTLSSIFTTVRVEGPDYRQRALPSAPVPPSDDEVRSWAVGVEGATLDEFDALCAHLATMHPSRYHALIEGVQRVFITGVHMVYDQAVALRLVSLIDRLYDAGIPVVASGEKMNTVFSEEMLAGGFRKKYLRATSRLLALTHEGTQLHA
- a CDS encoding GNAT family N-acetyltransferase → MTVQVRAAHAGDVAELADVAAATFPLACPPSSTPENIAAFIAANLSAHRFDEYLRDPERAVFVAHDDTRLLGYTMLIRGVIDDADVQRAVPERPAVELSKCYVLPDVHGGKVAATLMDASVGFARDLGARCVWLGVNQENGRAQRFYRKHGFEVSGTKTFRLGERTESDYVLVRPLQR
- a CDS encoding Clp protease N-terminal domain-containing protein, which encodes MSESAHTSTPNPIAGTIRLDDLIEAIKKVHTEPLDQLTDAMLAAEHLGDIADHLIGHFVDQARRSGASWTDIGSSMGVTKQAAQKRFVPKEPRFDTMDPKDGFSRFTPRARTAVVEAQQAAHTSRSAEITPDHLLLGLLTDPGSLAMVLLTNQGVTAEQIRTATAVSVGTAEPKALIPFDSAAKKVLELTFREALRLGHNYIGTEHILLALLESEDTDGPLHHLGVDKGRLETELEKMLRDIVAAQQSAGGQPGQA